The segment GTCATTATAAATTCCTGCCGCATGTATAAATGTTTGCAATCGTCTGTTTCCGCTCCGCTGCTTGCGTCGTATGACAACGGCTGAAGCCGCTGCCCTGTGCACGGGTCATAGATGATTTTTCCGTATATTGTCCCTGTTACCACTTCAGGATCCTGCCATGGAGCCACACCCGCGTCCTGATACTCCCTTGCCCACCATGTATTTCCCAACGAGTCATACGCAGGTTCTTCAGTACAACTTTCAATAAAATTAAGCCTCATCTGCGAAGCGCCGGTAGCATCGCTGTTTATACAGCTGTGGGTCCCGTCCAGACACGTCGCTTCAATCGACCAGCTGCCCCATACTTCGCAGCACCTTAAATTCTTAACTTTTATAGCGACAATATTCTGCGTTTCATCAAGTATATCGGGATCAAAAGTAACACATTTCGGAGAAGCGGTTTCATCCCAGTTCACATAAGTAAAAGCGTCAATATATTGCCCGTTTATCCACACATCCGCTATGTCATCAACAGCAACGCACAAAGTCGCGGCAGTGGGATTACACGCCGCCTGAACAGAAAAGGCAGATAGAAAAAATATGGATGCTGTAAGAAAAAACCTTTTAATATTCATAGGTCTCCTATAAAAACATCAGCAAATACTTGCCGCCCTATATACATTTTACAGTTATGTTAGTTTTTTGTCAACTTATTATAGTTCTGCAATAAAAACGATTACATAAATTTAAAATAAAAATACAGAATCATCAATATGTTTTGACGCGGTCAAATAATAAAAAGATGGCGCTCCCATTTATTTAAATCCGTCAATAGCCCCCGGAAAATAAACAGAAAGAAAAAACAACTCTTCACATCCGCATTTCAGGCAATAATCTGATTACGCTTTACCGTGAAAACAGAAAAATATTTCCGCCGTTACGCTAAATTACATCTGTTTAAGAAAAACAGCGGAATTCTTTATGTTCATAGAACCTGAAATATCATCAACATCCAGAACCCCAAGCACAACCGTGGTATTTTCCGGAAAAGCGCTTCCTTCCACACTTCTGTTAATTATCATGTTAAGCACATCATTTTTTACCTTGTCTGACGCAAAATGAAATTCTCTCATATACAGAACACACCCTTTTTCTTTGGATGCTTCAAAAAAACCTGTAAGCCAATTTGGAACTTTGTTTTCAAAAACAGAGGTTCCCACTTTTTCGGCCTCTATTGTCGTAAGGTCTTTTTCAATAAACTTTTCCCCCGCTTTTTTCGCGGACTGCGAAAGGATTTCAAGAACAGCTTTACGCTGATTGTGATAAAGCACAATACTTTCGTGCTCTTTTTTTTCCACCAATCCGTCAAAATAAGCCTGCGCTTCTTCTTTTGTTTTAAGTATTACCGACATGTCCGGCCTCCTATATTTTTTTTAACTTAAATGAGTTTTTACCCGTCTTTTTAACAGTATACATCAATTTATCCGCAAGGTGAATAAGTTCTTCCACATTTACTATAACTTTTTTCTTAACCGTCAGGACTCCAAAACTGTACGTAACCCCTTTAAGCGCGTGTTCTTCCGCGGCAAGATCGCCTTTTATTTCCTTTATAATTTTCAAAGCTTCCGCGGGGCCGCTGCCCATAACAAAAACCGCGAATTCATCCCCTCCAAGCCTGGATAAAAAACCTTTTTCACTTAACCTTTTCGTGATAATATCAGCGGTATTTTTAAGAACCAGATCGCCAAAAGCGTGCCCTCTTGAATCGTTAAGCATTTTGAAATTATCAATATCAAAATATATTATTGAATACGGCATTTTCTTCTTTTTATTCTCCGCCAGCGCTTTCTGAATCAAAACAGAAAACGACCGCCTGTTAAGCGCGCCTGTAAGCGGGTCAGTATCCGCCAGTTTTTTCTCCTTGTCATATTCCCCCTTAAGTTTCGAAAGTACAATTACAGCCAGAAGAAAATATGCAAGCCTTAAAACTATATTAGCCCATACCATCGCCGTGAACTCTGAATCCAGCTTAAAAAAAACCTCTTCAAATTCCCATACAGCAACAGCCACAAAAGAAACGGTAAACGCATATTTTCTGTCAGAAAACCAGACCGTCATGGCAACCGGAATCATATACAGCACGGAAACATCCACGCTTGATTCTGTTATATGATCCATATAGCCGATAAAAAAAACCAGAACCAAACCCGCGGTTAAAACAACGCTGTTTTTCAGTGACAAATTACCAATCATACATTTTAACCTTTCTTGCCGTGTTTATTAAACAGCTTGAATATTTCCATGGTCA is part of the Candidatus Goldiibacteriota bacterium genome and harbors:
- a CDS encoding GGDEF domain-containing protein, with protein sequence MIGNLSLKNSVVLTAGLVLVFFIGYMDHITESSVDVSVLYMIPVAMTVWFSDRKYAFTVSFVAVAVWEFEEVFFKLDSEFTAMVWANIVLRLAYFLLAVIVLSKLKGEYDKEKKLADTDPLTGALNRRSFSVLIQKALAENKKKKMPYSIIYFDIDNFKMLNDSRGHAFGDLVLKNTADIITKRLSEKGFLSRLGGDEFAVFVMGSGPAEALKIIKEIKGDLAAEEHALKGVTYSFGVLTVKKKVIVNVEELIHLADKLMYTVKKTGKNSFKLKKI